A portion of the Chryseobacterium tructae genome contains these proteins:
- a CDS encoding GTP cyclohydrolase → MSKISIIEVKTADQLKQFVKFPMDLYKNNPYYVPSFIKDEMNIWNAKENPALHYSESKQFLALKDHKVVGRIAVIINHKEEKELGIKKVRFGWIDFIDDQEVSKALIQLAVDYAKEHGIDQIEGPMGFTNLDKAGMLTMGFDKLATMIGIYNHEYYPKHLENLGLTKEKEWVEYEMNFPKVLPEKVEKFSGLIAQKYKLKVLKFKSKDEILPYVEPMFQLLDETYKHLSTYTPISEEQIKTYKEKYFPFIDKNYVICVVDENQQLVSFAITMPSYSKALQKSKGKLFPFGWWHFLQAGKKNDRANFYLIGIHPEYQRRGVTAIIFKEIFVRFTSMGINFAETNPELEENKSVQLLWQDYNPVNHKRRRTYSMNINDK, encoded by the coding sequence TCCATCTTTTATTAAAGACGAAATGAACATTTGGAATGCTAAGGAAAATCCAGCCTTACACTATTCAGAATCCAAACAATTTCTAGCACTGAAAGACCATAAAGTAGTTGGAAGAATTGCTGTTATTATTAATCATAAGGAAGAGAAAGAATTAGGGATAAAAAAGGTACGTTTCGGATGGATAGATTTCATAGATGATCAAGAAGTTTCTAAAGCTTTAATTCAACTTGCTGTTGATTATGCTAAAGAACATGGCATAGATCAGATTGAAGGCCCTATGGGATTCACGAATCTTGATAAGGCAGGAATGCTTACCATGGGGTTTGATAAACTGGCAACCATGATTGGAATTTACAATCATGAATATTATCCAAAACATCTTGAAAATCTTGGATTAACTAAGGAAAAAGAATGGGTAGAATACGAAATGAATTTCCCTAAAGTCCTTCCTGAAAAAGTAGAAAAATTCAGTGGATTAATTGCACAAAAGTACAAACTCAAGGTTCTTAAATTTAAATCTAAGGATGAAATTCTTCCTTACGTAGAGCCTATGTTTCAACTTTTAGATGAAACCTATAAACACCTTTCCACTTATACTCCAATTTCAGAAGAACAGATCAAAACATATAAAGAAAAATACTTCCCTTTTATTGATAAAAACTATGTAATCTGTGTGGTAGACGAAAACCAGCAGCTGGTTTCTTTCGCCATCACGATGCCTTCTTATTCAAAAGCTTTACAAAAATCTAAAGGAAAATTATTTCCGTTTGGATGGTGGCATTTCTTACAAGCCGGAAAAAAGAATGATCGTGCTAATTTTTACCTGATCGGAATTCATCCTGAGTATCAAAGACGTGGCGTAACAGCCATTATCTTTAAAGAAATTTTTGTGCGTTTTACAAGTATGGGAATTAATTTTGCTGAAACCAATCCTGAGCTGGAAGAAAACAAAAGTGTTCAGCTTTTATGGCAGGACTACAACCCTGTGAATCATAAAAGAAGAAGAACGTACTCGATGAATATAAATGATAAATAA
- a CDS encoding NADH-quinone oxidoreductase subunit A has product MNLPESYIPILIQAGVAVGFVAVSLLGAHFLGPKQKKGDSVKNQSWECGVPSEGNARTPFSIKYFLTAVLFVLFDIEIVFFYPYAVNFREFGMEGFLAVLTFVAIFFVAFFYVWKRGALDWDK; this is encoded by the coding sequence ATGAATTTACCTGAAAGTTATATTCCAATACTAATCCAAGCAGGTGTAGCAGTAGGATTTGTCGCTGTTTCATTGCTTGGTGCACATTTCTTAGGACCAAAACAGAAAAAAGGAGATTCTGTAAAAAATCAAAGCTGGGAATGTGGAGTTCCTAGTGAAGGAAATGCTAGAACACCGTTTTCAATTAAATATTTCCTGACTGCGGTATTGTTTGTACTATTCGATATTGAAATCGTATTCTTTTATCCTTATGCGGTAAACTTCAGAGAATTCGGTATGGAAGGATTCCTAGCTGTGCTTACGTTCGTTGCGATTTTCTTCGTAGCGTTTTTCTATGTATGGAAACGTGGAGCACTAGATTGGGATAAATAA
- a CDS encoding NADH-quinone oxidoreductase subunit B, giving the protein MSDKKPVIRTDAPAPEGYEGEGFFATKLSSVIGMARKFSLWPLPFATSCCGIEFMATLNPTYDASRFGMERNSFSPRQADMLMVCGTISKKLGPVLKEVYTQMAEPKWVVAVGACASSGGIFDTYSVLQGIDKIIPVDVYVPGCPPRPEQIIEGVMQVQALAESESIRRRDMPEYQKLLDSYNISN; this is encoded by the coding sequence ATGTCAGATAAAAAACCAGTAATAAGAACAGATGCACCTGCTCCCGAAGGATATGAAGGAGAAGGGTTTTTCGCAACAAAACTGAGCAGTGTAATCGGGATGGCAAGAAAGTTTTCACTTTGGCCATTGCCATTTGCTACCTCTTGTTGTGGTATTGAGTTTATGGCTACCCTAAACCCTACTTATGACGCTTCAAGATTTGGTATGGAAAGAAACTCTTTCTCTCCAAGACAAGCGGACATGCTAATGGTTTGCGGAACTATATCAAAAAAATTAGGACCAGTCCTAAAAGAAGTATATACTCAGATGGCTGAGCCAAAATGGGTAGTCGCTGTTGGAGCTTGTGCTTCCAGTGGTGGTATTTTCGATACCTATTCCGTTCTTCAGGGAATTGATAAAATTATTCCGGTAGACGTTTATGTTCCTGGATGTCCTCCAAGACCTGAACAGATCATTGAAGGAGTAATGCAGGTACAAGCTCTTGCAGAAAGCGAAAGCATCAGAAGAAGGGATATGCCTGAATATCAAAAATTATTAGATTCTTACAACATAAGCAACTAA
- a CDS encoding NADH-quinone oxidoreductase subunit C, whose amino-acid sequence MTNEFVLEAITREFPESVISSSEPYGMLTIEVKKEDIKKIIHYLKDSSLEFNFLTDICGIHYPEFPEKEIGVVYHLHNMMANFRLRLKIFMSRENIEVDSLTDLYAGANWMERETYDFYGIKFKGHPDLRPILNMEDLGYHPMLKEYRLEDGTRTDKNDNMFGR is encoded by the coding sequence ATGACAAACGAATTTGTATTAGAAGCAATCACCAGAGAATTTCCGGAATCTGTCATTTCAAGTTCAGAGCCTTATGGAATGTTAACGATTGAAGTGAAGAAAGAAGATATTAAGAAGATTATTCACTATCTTAAAGATTCATCACTGGAATTTAATTTCCTTACAGATATCTGCGGAATCCATTATCCTGAATTCCCGGAAAAGGAAATAGGTGTTGTATATCATTTACATAATATGATGGCCAATTTCAGATTACGTCTGAAGATCTTTATGTCCAGAGAAAATATCGAAGTAGACTCTCTTACTGACTTATATGCCGGTGCTAACTGGATGGAAAGAGAAACCTATGACTTTTATGGGATCAAATTTAAAGGACACCCGGATCTTAGACCTATTTTGAATATGGAAGATCTTGGATACCACCCAATGTTGAAGGAATATCGCCTTGAAGATGGTACAAGAACCGACAAGAACGATAACATGTTTGGAAGATAA
- the nuoE gene encoding NADH-quinone oxidoreductase subunit NuoE family protein: MSETIAFKPESLAQVHKIIARYPEGRQKSALLPVLHLAQKEFGGWLDVPVMDYVAGLLSIKPIEVYEVATFYTMFNMKPVGKYVLEVCRTGPCMVCGSEKILDHIRTKLNIKDGETTEDGMFTLKPAECLGACGYAPMLQLGKFFHENLTIEKVDEILDLCRQGQVALD, from the coding sequence ATGAGCGAAACAATAGCTTTTAAACCGGAAAGTTTAGCACAGGTACACAAAATTATCGCAAGATATCCTGAAGGAAGACAAAAATCTGCTCTTCTTCCTGTACTTCACTTGGCACAGAAAGAATTCGGAGGATGGTTAGATGTTCCTGTTATGGATTATGTTGCCGGACTATTAAGTATCAAACCAATCGAAGTATATGAAGTAGCTACTTTCTATACAATGTTCAACATGAAGCCTGTAGGTAAATATGTTTTAGAGGTTTGCAGAACAGGACCGTGTATGGTTTGTGGAAGCGAGAAGATCCTTGACCATATCAGAACGAAACTGAATATTAAGGATGGTGAAACTACTGAAGACGGTATGTTCACATTAAAGCCTGCTGAATGTCTTGGAGCATGTGGATATGCACCAATGTTACAGCTTGGAAAATTCTTTCATGAAAATTTAACGATAGAAAAAGTAGATGAAATCCTTGATCTTTGCAGACAGGGACAAGTTGCTTTAGACTAA
- a CDS encoding 2Fe-2S iron-sulfur cluster-binding protein produces MSEEVKKFKITIDGQTAEVLPGTSILEAARQIGGKSVPPAMCYYSKLETSGGRCRTCLVEVSKGSEADPRPMPKLVASCRTNVMDGMEVKNLTSEKAQEGRKAVTEFLLVNHPLDCPVCDQAGECHLQDLGYEHGNLETRTEFERNTYEADDLGPNIKLNMNRCILCARCVLAANQLTGEREHGILFRGDHAEISTYLNKALDNDFIGNVIDVCPVGALTDRTSRFASRVWFTKPMNASCKCDKCSGKTVVWMKGDEIVRVTARKDQWGEVEEFICDTCRFERKALSDWNIEGPRHIDRHSVISLNHYQKPKDELIMIDNPDAKEISEKDEK; encoded by the coding sequence ATGAGCGAAGAAGTTAAAAAATTCAAAATAACTATAGACGGACAGACTGCTGAAGTTTTGCCTGGTACTTCTATTTTGGAAGCTGCAAGACAAATCGGAGGTAAATCTGTACCTCCTGCGATGTGTTACTACAGCAAATTAGAAACCAGTGGCGGAAGATGCAGAACTTGTCTTGTAGAAGTTTCTAAAGGATCTGAAGCAGATCCACGTCCTATGCCGAAATTGGTAGCAAGCTGCAGAACAAACGTAATGGACGGTATGGAAGTTAAAAACCTTACTTCTGAGAAAGCTCAGGAAGGAAGAAAAGCGGTAACCGAATTCTTATTGGTTAATCACCCGCTAGACTGTCCTGTTTGTGATCAGGCTGGTGAATGTCATCTTCAGGATCTTGGATATGAGCACGGAAACCTTGAAACTAGAACAGAATTCGAAAGAAATACTTACGAAGCTGATGATCTGGGACCGAACATCAAACTGAACATGAACCGTTGTATTCTTTGTGCAAGATGTGTATTAGCTGCCAACCAACTAACAGGTGAAAGAGAGCACGGTATTCTTTTCAGAGGAGATCATGCTGAAATTTCTACCTATTTAAATAAAGCTTTGGATAATGACTTCATTGGAAATGTTATCGACGTTTGTCCTGTAGGAGCATTAACAGACAGAACATCCCGTTTTGCAAGCAGAGTGTGGTTCACAAAACCAATGAACGCTTCTTGTAAATGTGATAAATGTTCAGGAAAAACGGTAGTTTGGATGAAAGGTGATGAAATCGTAAGAGTAACTGCAAGAAAAGACCAGTGGGGTGAAGTTGAAGAATTCATCTGTGATACATGTCGTTTCGAAAGAAAAGCATTGTCAGACTGGAACATCGAAGGTCCTAGACATATCGACAGACACTCTGTAATTTCACTTAATCATTACCAGAAGCCAAAAGACGAATTGATAATGATTGATAATCCTGATGCGAAGGAAATCAGTGAAAAAGACGAAAAATAA
- the nuoH gene encoding NADH-quinone oxidoreductase subunit NuoH yields the protein MDLLTFKLILVLALFLLSLTIAAYSTWAERKVASIMQDRIGPNRAGPFGLLQPLADGGKFFFKEDFTPANAEKFLFVLGPALVMFISLITGAVIPWGKSLNIAGTSFDLQVANIDVGVLFIIGMASIGVYGIMIGGWASNNKYSLLGAIRASSQMISYELAMGLALLSIIMMSGSLDLKVITESQTTGKLWGIIPWVSGMNWNIFYQPIAFLVFFVAALAETNRHPFDLPECESELVTGYSTEYSSMKLGLYMFGEYVNMFISNAFMVVLFFGGYNYPGIEWVTQNWGENVAGILSIVAFLTKTVIGILIFMWIRWTLPRFRYDQLMHLGWKTLIPMALVNLLITGAVILAFAN from the coding sequence ATGGATTTACTTACATTTAAACTTATACTTGTACTAGCACTTTTCCTGCTTTCTTTAACGATTGCAGCCTACTCTACCTGGGCAGAAAGAAAAGTAGCCTCTATCATGCAGGATAGAATTGGGCCTAACAGAGCTGGGCCTTTCGGATTATTGCAACCTCTTGCTGATGGTGGTAAATTCTTCTTTAAGGAAGACTTTACTCCTGCCAATGCTGAAAAATTTCTTTTCGTATTGGGTCCAGCTTTAGTAATGTTTATTTCATTAATCACGGGGGCAGTTATTCCTTGGGGTAAAAGTTTAAATATTGCAGGTACTTCTTTTGATCTTCAGGTGGCTAACATTGACGTTGGTGTACTTTTCATCATCGGAATGGCTTCCATTGGTGTTTATGGAATCATGATCGGAGGTTGGGCTTCGAACAACAAATATTCATTACTAGGTGCTATTCGTGCCTCTTCTCAGATGATTTCTTATGAATTGGCAATGGGACTGGCGCTTCTTTCTATCATTATGATGTCTGGAAGCTTAGATTTGAAAGTAATTACTGAAAGCCAAACTACTGGAAAATTATGGGGAATCATTCCTTGGGTTTCTGGTATGAACTGGAATATTTTCTATCAGCCAATTGCTTTCCTTGTATTTTTTGTAGCAGCTTTAGCCGAAACAAACAGACACCCGTTCGATTTACCTGAATGTGAATCTGAATTGGTAACAGGATACTCTACAGAATACTCTTCCATGAAATTAGGTTTATATATGTTCGGTGAATACGTGAACATGTTTATTTCTAATGCTTTCATGGTTGTTCTTTTCTTCGGAGGTTATAATTATCCTGGTATTGAATGGGTAACTCAGAACTGGGGAGAAAACGTTGCAGGAATCTTAAGTATCGTTGCATTCTTAACGAAGACTGTCATCGGAATCTTGATCTTCATGTGGATCAGATGGACACTTCCAAGATTCAGATATGACCAATTAATGCACTTAGGATGGAAAACATTAATCCCGATGGCATTGGTAAACCTATTAATTACAGGAGCTGTAATTTTAGCGTTTGCAAACTAA
- a CDS encoding NuoI/complex I 23 kDa subunit family protein, with protein sequence MKLTNRSKVVSNKEMTLAEKIYLPAIFTGMGITFKHAVRTVIKGAPAVYSYPEVQKPRTTIWRGQHVLKRDEEGRERCTACGLCAVACPAEAITMTAAERTKEEKGLYREEKYASVYEINMLRCIFCGMCEEACPKSAIYLTDRLVDVETNRGSFIYGKDKLVEKINERIDITTRQSEKQKNAVK encoded by the coding sequence ATGAAACTTACAAACAGATCAAAAGTTGTTTCCAATAAGGAAATGACCCTTGCTGAAAAAATCTACTTGCCTGCGATCTTTACAGGGATGGGGATTACATTTAAGCATGCTGTAAGAACCGTGATAAAGGGTGCTCCCGCAGTATATTCGTATCCGGAAGTACAGAAACCAAGAACTACCATCTGGAGAGGTCAGCACGTTTTGAAAAGAGACGAGGAAGGCAGAGAAAGATGTACTGCTTGCGGACTTTGTGCGGTAGCTTGTCCTGCAGAAGCCATTACGATGACTGCTGCTGAAAGAACTAAAGAGGAAAAAGGACTTTACAGAGAAGAAAAATACGCTTCAGTATATGAAATCAATATGCTAAGATGTATTTTCTGTGGAATGTGTGAAGAGGCTTGTCCTAAATCGGCCATTTATCTTACCGATAGATTGGTAGACGTAGAAACCAACAGAGGTTCTTTCATTTACGGAAAAGATAAATTAGTTGAAAAAATAAATGAAAGGATTGACATCACGACAAGACAATCCGAGAAACAAAAAAATGCGGTAAAATAA
- a CDS encoding NADH-quinone oxidoreductase subunit J family protein, producing the protein MDQFLFFLVAFLAVSSAVYFVFAKNPLYAILSLIVTMFSIAGMYILLNAQFLAIIQIIVYAGAIMVLFLYILMMLNLNKADESKKGNTLKFIGVFTAGLLLVGVLGVFRGVQQNHIVVENVDRSVGLTKNLGRLLFNEYVLPFELASILILAGIVGAVLIGKKDL; encoded by the coding sequence ATGGATCAGTTTTTATTTTTCTTGGTGGCGTTTTTAGCAGTGTCAAGTGCGGTGTATTTCGTATTTGCAAAAAATCCTTTATATGCTATTTTGTCATTAATTGTTACGATGTTTTCAATTGCCGGAATGTACATTCTTTTGAATGCTCAATTCTTAGCAATTATCCAGATCATAGTGTACGCAGGTGCCATCATGGTACTTTTCCTTTACATCCTTATGATGCTTAACCTTAATAAAGCAGACGAAAGTAAGAAGGGTAATACTTTAAAATTTATTGGAGTTTTTACGGCAGGTCTTCTTTTAGTTGGAGTTTTAGGGGTATTCAGAGGAGTTCAGCAAAACCATATTGTAGTAGAGAATGTAGACAGAAGTGTTGGTCTTACTAAAAATCTGGGTAGACTTTTGTTTAATGAATATGTTTTACCGTTTGAGCTTGCTTCTATCCTGATTTTAGCAGGTATTGTAGGCGCGGTATTAATCGGTAAAAAAGATTTATAA
- the nuoK gene encoding NADH-quinone oxidoreductase subunit NuoK, translated as MGEVNTFIQSIPLDYFIILCSVLFCLGVMGVLLRKNAIVILGCVELMLNSVNLLLAAFSAYKGNGDGQLLVFFIMVVAAAEVAVGLAIIAMLYRNTRSVDVSIFNKLRG; from the coding sequence ATGGGAGAAGTAAATACATTTATACAAAGCATCCCTTTGGACTACTTCATTATCCTTTGTTCAGTATTGTTCTGCTTAGGAGTGATGGGAGTATTGCTTAGAAAAAATGCTATTGTGATTCTAGGCTGTGTAGAGCTTATGCTTAACTCTGTAAACCTTTTATTGGCTGCTTTTTCAGCATACAAAGGGAATGGAGACGGACAGCTTTTAGTGTTCTTCATTATGGTGGTTGCAGCTGCTGAAGTAGCGGTAGGTCTGGCAATTATTGCTATGCTGTATAGAAATACCCGTTCTGTAGATGTTAGTATATTTAATAAATTAAGAGGATAA
- the nuoL gene encoding NADH-quinone oxidoreductase subunit L, which translates to MENLVYAIVLLPLLGFLINGLFGKNLPKIVVGSLATAMVFGSFCIAVSLFMNFNSESQPVIVKAFEWFRVNGIQINFGFQIDQLSLMMVMIITGIGSLIHLYSIGYMSHDKGFYKFFTYLNLFIFSMLLLVMGSNYLILFIGWEGVGLCSYLLIGFWYTNEEYGKAARKAFIMNRIGDLALLIGIFMIAAQTNAVDYLSVAENASKFELDGTVIIFITASLFIGATGKSAQVPLYTWLPDAMAGPTPVSALIHAATMVTAGIYLVVRSNFLFTLAPTVQGGILFIGFLTAALAGFYALRQNDIKKVLAYSTVSQLGFMFIALGLGAYTTAMFHVMTHAFFKALLFLGAGSVIHAMSNEQDMRFMGGLKKYIPLTHATFLIGTLAISGFPLLSGMISKDEILVAAFAKNPIYWVILFVLAAMTATYMFRLYYLTFHGEFRGTEEQKHHLHESPTNMTLPLIVLAILSVVGGFINLPHFIGHGHYAKLMEWLKPVLTEQSYSQMEATLSGVPFNTEMILLAATVLMFFSVWFIVRNTYVKKKKMAVAEESYTGWEKLSAKKLYVDELYNALIVKTVEGLGRGGKMFDKGILDRFVNFVGDGAEDSGKAMKRVQNGNVETYILIMSLAVGIILIVNFLLQ; encoded by the coding sequence ATGGAGAATTTAGTATATGCAATAGTACTTTTACCACTTTTAGGGTTTCTTATAAACGGTTTATTCGGAAAAAATCTTCCAAAAATAGTGGTGGGTTCTTTGGCTACGGCAATGGTTTTCGGATCATTCTGTATCGCTGTAAGTCTTTTCATGAATTTCAATTCTGAAAGCCAGCCTGTAATCGTAAAAGCTTTTGAATGGTTTAGAGTAAATGGTATTCAAATCAATTTTGGGTTCCAAATCGATCAGCTATCTTTAATGATGGTCATGATCATCACGGGTATCGGTTCACTGATCCACTTATACTCTATCGGATATATGAGTCATGACAAAGGATTCTATAAGTTCTTTACTTATCTGAATCTTTTCATCTTCTCTATGTTACTTTTAGTAATGGGAAGCAACTACCTTATCTTGTTCATTGGATGGGAAGGTGTAGGTCTTTGTTCTTACCTATTGATCGGATTCTGGTATACCAACGAAGAATACGGTAAAGCGGCAAGAAAAGCTTTCATCATGAACAGAATTGGTGACCTTGCGTTATTGATCGGTATCTTCATGATCGCTGCTCAGACCAATGCTGTAGATTATCTTTCTGTAGCAGAAAACGCTTCAAAATTTGAATTAGACGGAACAGTGATTATCTTTATCACAGCGAGTTTATTCATCGGTGCTACCGGTAAATCGGCTCAGGTTCCATTATATACATGGTTACCGGATGCGATGGCTGGACCAACTCCTGTTTCTGCGTTAATTCACGCAGCAACGATGGTAACAGCGGGTATCTACTTAGTAGTAAGATCCAACTTCTTATTTACTTTAGCCCCTACGGTACAAGGAGGAATTTTATTCATCGGATTCTTAACTGCAGCTTTAGCAGGGTTCTATGCACTACGTCAGAACGACATCAAAAAAGTATTGGCATACTCTACTGTTTCACAACTTGGGTTTATGTTCATCGCTTTAGGTCTTGGAGCGTATACAACAGCTATGTTCCACGTAATGACACACGCTTTCTTTAAAGCTTTATTATTCTTAGGTGCAGGTTCTGTAATCCACGCTATGAGCAACGAGCAGGATATGCGTTTCATGGGAGGTCTTAAAAAATATATTCCTCTTACCCACGCTACATTCCTGATCGGAACATTAGCCATTTCAGGTTTCCCTTTATTATCAGGGATGATCTCTAAAGACGAAATTTTAGTAGCAGCTTTCGCTAAAAATCCTATTTATTGGGTAATCTTATTTGTTTTAGCGGCAATGACTGCAACGTATATGTTCAGACTATATTACCTGACTTTCCATGGAGAGTTCAGAGGTACTGAAGAGCAAAAACACCACTTACATGAAAGCCCTACTAATATGACATTACCATTGATCGTATTGGCTATCCTTTCTGTTGTTGGAGGTTTCATCAACTTGCCACACTTCATCGGTCACGGACACTATGCTAAATTGATGGAATGGTTAAAGCCTGTTCTTACGGAACAAAGCTACAGCCAGATGGAAGCTACTCTTTCAGGAGTACCTTTTAACACTGAAATGATCTTATTAGCAGCGACAGTATTAATGTTCTTCTCTGTATGGTTTATCGTAAGAAATACCTACGTGAAAAAGAAAAAAATGGCTGTGGCAGAAGAAAGCTATACCGGATGGGAAAAGCTTTCTGCTAAAAAACTATATGTAGACGAACTTTACAACGCATTGATTGTAAAAACTGTTGAAGGATTAGGACGCGGAGGAAAGATGTTTGATAAGGGTATCTTAGACCGTTTTGTAAACTTTGTAGGTGATGGTGCTGAAGACAGCGGTAAAGCTATGAAGCGTGTACAAAACGGAAATGTAGAGACGTATATTCTTATCATGTCTTTAGCTGTGGGAATTATATTAATTGTTAACTTTTTATTACAATAA